From the Streptomyces sp. SN-593 genome, the window GTGGCCGTTGCTCACCACGATCACGGCGTCGTCGGGCAGCAGCGGGTCGAGGGCGAGGACCGCGTGGCGGGGATCGACCGTGCCGGGCGCGGGCTCGGGCGCGTAGCCGGCCAGTTCGTCGCTCCAGCACTCCGGCAGCGCACGCGCGGGCCGGAACCACGGCCGCGCCGGGGCCTCGTCCCGCAGCGCGTCGAGGAGCAGGGTGAGGGTGGCGCGGACCTCGCCGCGTACCGGCGCGTCGTCGGGGGCGGTCTCCGCGCCCGGGGCGGGCAGGACGTCGAGCCTGACCAGCCGGGCGTCGGGGAAGAGCGTGCCGGAGCGGGTGGTGCTGGCGCCGGCGCTCGACCCGAGGGCGAGGACGAGGTCGGCGTCGCGGAAGACCGGCTCGGCGTCCGGGTGGGACAGCCCGCCGGCGATGCCGAGGTCGAGCGGGTGGCCGTCGAACAGGCCCTTCGCCGGCAGCGTCGTCGCCAGTGCCGCGCCGGTCAGCTCGGCGAGTTCGGTGACGAGCGCGGCGGCGTCGCCGGCCGTCACACCGCGCCCGGCGAGCAGCACGGGGCGTGCGGCGTGCCGCAGTTCCTCGCGCAGCCGGGCCGCGGCGGCCCGGTTGGCGGCGTCGTCGACCAGGGCGGCGGGAGCGGGGTCGGGGACGCCGGCGGGGACGCCGTCGGGAGCGGGTACGGCGGGCGCCTTCACGTCCGCCTCGATCAGGTCCGCGGGGATGCCGACGACGACCGGGCGGCGGTCGCGGGCGGCCTCGGCGATCGCCGCCGCCACGACGGCGCCGGCGTCCTCCCGCGCGGTCACCGCCCGGTAGCCGGCCTCGCACGCCTCGACCAGGCGGCGCTGGTCGAACCGCTGGGCGCCCCGGTAGCCGGTGGGGGTCTCGCCGGCGAGCAGCACCAGCGGCGAGCGGTTGCGGGCGGCGACCAGCAGCGACGTGGCGGTGTGGCTGAGGCCGGGGCCGTGGGTGACCGAGCAGATGCCCACCCGGCCCGAGGACCAGCCGTAGCCCTCGGCCATCGCGACCGCGGCGCTCTCGTGGCGCACCTCGACGATCTCGACGCCCGCGTCCGCCAGCGCGAGCACGAGGTGCATGTTGCCGTCACCCATCAGGGTGAACACATGCGTGGTGCCGTGGTCGGCGATCACGCGGGAGACGGATTGGGCATGGGTCTGCACGGTGGTGCACCTTCTTCGTGTCGTCGGGCCCGGACGGCGGGCTCCGGTGCGGTTCAGAGCTGGTACCGGCGCAGACCGCCGTCGCAGGCGATCACCGTGCCGGTGACGTAGGAGGCGAGCGGCGAGCACAGGAAGACCGCCAGCGCCGCCAGTTCCTCGGGGCGGCCGTAGCGCCCGAGCGGGATCTCCCGCGCGTGTTCGGTGCGCTGCCGCTCGGTGTAGTTGCGGGACATCTGCTCGGTGAGGATGCGGCCGGGCGCGATGCAGTTCACGGTGACGCCGTGCGGGCCGACGTCGCGGGACAGCCCCTTGGACCAGGCGTGCACCGCGGCCTTCGCGGAGAACTCCGGGCTCATGCGGGGCGGTTCGGACTTGCCGGTGATGTTGACGACACGGCCCCAGCCGCGGGCGGCCATGTCCGGCACCAGTTGCGCGGCGAGTCGGCGCTGCTGGGTGAAGTTGAGCCGCATCGCGAGGTCCCAGTGCTCTTCCGTGGCGCCCTCGCGGGGCGACCGGTGCCCGCCCGCGCTGTTCACCAGGATGTCGACGTCGCCCAGGCCCAGGCGGGCCTGCTGCGCGACGCGCTCGGCGGCGTCCTGTGCCGTAACGTCCTGCGCGATGGTCACCGGGCGGGCGGCGCCGCGCCCGGCGAGTTCGTCGGCGAGCAGGTCGAGGGACTCCTGGCGGCGGGCGACGAGTGCCAGCCGCACCCCCTCGGCGGCCAGGAGCGTGGCGATGGCGCGCCCGATGCCGGCGCTCGCCCCGGTGACGACCGCGGTCTTGTCCTTGAGCTGGTGGTCCATGGCTTCCTTTCGTGCGGCGCGGGATCGAGGCGGGCGGGTCAGCCGACCGGCTGCCAGTGCGGGGCGCCGGCGCCGCGGTCCTCGCGCAGCGCGACGTTCACCATGTCGCCGCGTTCGACGCCGGTCAGCCGGCCGTCGAGGTCGATCCGGACCTCGCTGCCGCCCGCCGTGCAGGTCACCTCGGTGCGGTTGCCGAGGAACTCCACGACGCTGACGGTCGCGGGGAACTCGTCGGTGCCGGGCAGTCCGGCCGGCGCCAGGCGCAGCGCCTCCGGGCGGACGAGGACGTCGATCTCCTGCCCGGGTGCCGCGTCGTGGGTGCCGACCGCGATCGGCACCCGGGGGGCGCCCTCGACACCGGTGAGTTGGGCCGTCGGCGATCCGCCGGTCTCGGTGACCACCGCGCGCAGCACGTTGACCGGGCCGAGCGCCTCGGCGACGAAGCGGTTGACGGGCTCGTCGTAGAGGGTGCCGGGCGGTCCGACCTGCTGCACCACGCCGTCCCGCAGCACGATGACCCGGTCGGACAGGGCGAGCGCCTCGGCGCGGTCGTGCGTGACGTACAGGGTGGTCAGGCCGAGGGTGCGCTGGAGGGTGTGGATCTCGGTGCGCATCCGGGCCCGCAGTTCGGAGTCCAGGTTGCTCAGCGGCTCGTCGAGCAGGAGCAGCCGCGGGCGGGTGGCGAGTCCGCGGGCGAGCACCACGCGCTGCTGCTGCCCGCCGCTGAGCTGGCTGGCCGACCGGCTGCCGTAGCCGCCGAGGCCGACGAGCTCCAGCACCTCCTCGACGCGGTGGACGATCTCCGGCTTGGGGACCTTCTGGGCGCGCAGGCCGTAGGCGATGTTCTGGAACACCGTCATGTGCGGCCACAGCGCGTAGGACTGGAAGACCATGTTGAGGGAGCGGTGCTCCGGGCGGACGTGGGTGCGCCCGTCGGCGACCAGTCGGCCGTCGATCGAAATCGATCCGCCGGCCGCCCGGTGCAGGCCCGCCACGCAGCGCAGCGTCGTGGTCTTCCCGCAGCCGCTGGGACCGAGCAGGGTGACGAACTCCCCTTCCTGGATGCGGAAGGACACCCCGTTGACGACGCGGTTGGTGCCGTGCTCGGCGATGAGGCCGTCGACGTCGAGGATCGCCGGGCCCGCCGGCGCCGCCGCGGTCGCCGGTTGAAGGTGCTGAGGCTTCATGACGCTTTCTTCCTGTCGGGGTTGAGGACGAGCCGGAGGATGCCCATCCCGACGAACATGACGACGACCTGGAGCACGCCGACGGCCGCGGCCTTGGTCAGCGCGCTCTCGGAGTAGTTCCAGGCGACGACCGACAGCACGTTGGAGTCGGGCGAGTAGAGGACCACCGCGACGTTCAGTTCGCGCAGCGCCAGCACGAAGATCAGGGTGAACGCCGAGAAGACCGACGGCCGGATCAGCGGCAGCAGCACCGACCACACCGTCCGCAGCCGGGAGGCACCGCACACCAGCGACGCCTCCTCCAGGGTCGGGTCGATCTGGTGGAAGCCGTTGGAGATCAGCCGCACCGCGTGGGTCAGCGAGATCGACACGAGCCCGATGGCGATGATCGGCAGGGTCAGGTAGAGCGGGGTGCGGATGAACAGCAGCAGCACGCCCATGCCCATGACCAGGCCGGGCAGCGCGAGCGGCGCCGTGGCGATGTAGACCATCGCGCCGCTGGTCGGCATGCGCAGCCGGTCGGACAGGTAGACGACGGCCAGGCCGATGGCGATGCAGACCACCGGCACCACCACGGCGAGGATCACCGAGTGGAGCGTCGCGGTGCGGATCTCGCCGGTGTCGATGGTGTTCCACAGGTTGGCGAAGGACAGGTGCATGTCGCCGATGGACGGGGCGAGGTACTTCGACAGCGACATGAGCACCAGGGCGGCGAACGGGATCACGAACGCCACCAGTCCGTAGCCGGCCGTCAGCACCCACACCACGGCCGCGGTGCCGCGCCGGACCCGGATCCGGCCGTCGCGGTGCCCGCGGCCGCCGACCGAGACGTACCGGCCGCTGCTGCGGACGGTGCGCTGGTAGAGGTAGAGGCCGACCAGGCAGGTGATCAGCAGTTCCGCGCTGATCGAGGCGCCCAGCGGGATGTCCTGCACGTCGCCGTAGAGCGCCTTGTAGACCTCCACCGACAGCGGCTGGAAGGCGCCGCCCTGCCCGAGGATGCTCGGCACCGTGAACTCGCCCATCGACAGGATCGCGACGAACAGCGCCGAGGACAGGATCGCCGGGCGGATCATCGGCAGCGAGATGCGCAGCGTGGTGGACAGCAGGTTGCGCCCGTTGACGAGGGACGCCTCCTCCAGCGTGGGGTCCATCCCGCGCATCGCCGCGGAGACGAAGAAGTACGAGTAGGGCACGAAGTGCGTGACGAGCACGAAGACCATGCCGCCGACGGAGAGGACGTCCGGCTGGAGCCAGCCGGGGACGTGGGCGTCGTGCAGGTAGCGGTTGAGCACGCCGGTCTGCGGGGTGGCCAGCCAGATCCAGGCCACCGCGGTCACGAACGGCGCGACGAACAGCGACCCGATGCACAGCACCTCGCGCACCCGGCTGCCGCGCATCTGCAGCCGCGTGGTGCTCCACGCGAGCGCGGTGCCGATCACCGTGGTCAGGGCCGCGACGACGAGCGCGAAGACGATCGTCTCGCCGAGCAGCCTGAGCATGTGGGCGGTGGTGAAGACCTCCCGGGCGGCCGAGAAGTCGAACCCCGAGCCGAGGTCGGTGGGCTGGCTGAGCACCGAGGCCACCACGACGTAGAGCACCGGCCCCAGCACGAGCACCGCCAGCGCCGCCCAGGTCAGCGGGAGCAGGGCGAGGCCGGAGCGCGAGGCGGCCGGGGCGGCCGGCGGGGCGCCGGAATCGCGCGGCGCGGCGGGGGCGGGTGCCGGGGCGCCGGTGAGGTCGCCGACGGCGCTCATGACTGCACCCCGAAGACGGAGTTCCACTTTTTCAGGAAGGTCTGGAGCTTGTCGTCCTGGAGCCGCGGGTCGGTGCGCCACTCCAGCCACGGCTGCGCCACCGGCCGGTACCAGGGCTCGTCGGCGTAACTGGTGTTGTCCGTCCAGCCCTTGGCCGACGACTCGCCGCCGGTGGACTTCGTCATCGCCTGCTGGCCGGCGAGCGTGGCGGTCCACTCGCTCCACAGCCGGGCCGCGGCCGGGTGCGGGGCGGAGCTGGGGATGGCCTGCATGAACTGGGTGGCGTTCATCCGCGACAGCGAGGAGAAGCGCACCGGCGCGCCCTCGGCCGCCAGCGGTCCGAAGATCGACTCCTCACCGAAGTCCGTGGCGTAGTAGGTGCCGGCCGAGACCTGCTGGGAGATGGAGGCGATGCTGTCGGTGATGGCCGGCTTCTGCTTGGCGAGCTTCTCCAGGTACGACCAGCCGTACTGCGAGCCGAGGTTGTAGACGAGGTTGGCGTAGTACGCCATGCCGGAGCCGCCGTTGGACGGCGAGATCAGCATGATCTTCCCCTTGAGCGCCGGGTCGAGCAGCGCGTTCCACGGGTCGGCGGCGAGTTCGCGCTGGACCGCGGCCGGCGTGGTCTTGGTGTTCCACGCGACGCCGCCGTTGGACTGGTAGAGCGGGTAGAGGTAGCCGGGCACCACCCGGTCGCCCGGATACAGGTCCGCGGCCTGCGGGGTGTAGTGGGCGATCCACTTCTGCCGGCGGAAGCCCTCCAACTGGGAGAGGTTGCTGGTCTCCAGCACGTCCGCCTTGTTGCGGCCGGCCTGCTGCTGGGTCTGGAACGTGGTGCCCAGCGTCGCGCTCGACAGCCGGAGGATCTTCACCTTGACGCCGTACTTCTTCGTGAACGCGGCCGTCCAGCCCTTCATCTGGTCGGCCTGGATGGCGGTGTAGACGGTCAGCGTCCCCTCCGAGCGCGCCGTCTTCACCAGCGCCGCCAGGTCGGACGTGGACGTGAGCTTGGCGGCCTTCTTGGACGCCGGGGACAGGTTCGGTCCGCCGCACGCGGCGAGGACGGCCGAGCAGACCCCCACCGCGACCGCCGCGAGGGCACGTCGTCTCCAGAGTGTTGTCACCTGCGCTACTTCCCATCTGATCGATACGGGGACGCCCGTCCTCCGGGGCCGAGCGGGCGGGCCGGCTCGGCGCGGGACGCGCGGGCCGGCCGCCGGCGTGGCCGGGACGGGCAGCGGGCACCGGGTCGCGGAGGTGCGGGGTCGCCGCGGTCGCGTCGCCGGCCCTCGGCCCTCGGCCGTCGGCGCGGGGCCCGGACCGGCCGGGTGGCGGCCCGTCCTGCGTCGGGCGGGGTTTCGGCAACGTTCTCCCCGTGTTTCGCCGAGGTGTTGCGACGAACGAAACCGTCGGATTCGACGAGCGGTCAACCTAGAGACGCTGAGGTGGTGAGAAGCGCGGCTAATCACCCCGACCCGACGCGTGACGCAGGTCACTGCGCGGCAGGGGCCGTGACCACGGCGGATGCGCACCGGGCCGCCCGGCGCCGTGGCCAGGGGTGATCAGCGCGGCCTTTTCACCCCATCACCGAACGCTGCTTGACGCCTCCCCCCGGGGCGGCGGTTGATGGGTGAGGCCGCCGGCCCGCGCACCGCTCCAGCGGATGTCGCCGCCGTTGCCGGCCCTTGCAGCCGAACCGCCTACAGGTCACGAGGTCCCAGATGTCACGCAGCAAGAAGTGGTCCGTCGCGCTCGCCGGAGAGTGCATGGTGACCCGCCCGTTCGCCATGCACGACGAGCCCGAGTTCCTCTCCGTCCTGGAGAAGCTCCGGTCCAGCGACGTCACCTACGCCCACGTCGAGACCAACTTCGGCCACTTCGGTGAAGTGGACGCCCCCTCGCGCGGCGACCAGATCGGCAGCTACTTCCTCACCGACCCGCAGGTCGCCCACGACCTGCGCTGGGCGGGCGTGGACATCGCGTCGCTGGCCAACAACCACAGCTTCGACTTCGGGGCCAAGGGCCTGCTGTCCACGATCCGCCACTGCGACGCGGCGCAGATCGCGCACGCCGGCACCGGCCAGGACCTGGAGGAGGCGCGCGAGCCGGGCTACCTGGAGACCCGCAACGGCCGCGTCGCGCTGGTGTCGACCAGCTCGGGCAACAAGTCGCACGAGTGGGCGAGCCTGCCCAAGGCCACCCTCCCGGGCCGCCCCGGGGTGAACTCGCTGCGGCCGATCACCCGCTTCGTGGTGGACGAGGACGCCGCGGCCAAGCTGCGCGACATCGGCGGCAAACTCGGCATCCTGCGCGAGACCGGCATGAACGTCGAGGGGAGCAGCGGCCTGCTCATGAAGGCCGGCGAGGGCGAGTTCAGCCTCGCCATGCCGAGCGACCAGTCCACCACGGGCTCCAACATCTTCAAGGTCGCCGACCGCTTCGACGTCACCACCAGCAGCGACCGGCGGGACCTCGCCGGCAACCTCCGGGCGGTCGAGGAGGCCCGGATCATGGCCGACCTGGTGCTGGTGGCGCACCACTGCAGCATCTCCGAGGGCGGGCGCGGCGACCGGCCGCCGACCTTCATGCGGGACTTCGCCCACGCGGCCATCGACGCCGGGGCGGACATCTTCGTCGGCCACGGGTGGCACAAGACGCTGGGCATAGAGATCTACCGGGGCAAGCCGATCTTCTACGGCGTCGGCAACTTCTTCGCGCAGTCCGAGTTCGTCCGCCGCGTGCCCTTCGACGCGTACGAGTCGTGGAACCACGACACGGACCGGCTGCCCACGCTCACCCCGGCCGCGCACCCGCTGCACCCGGGCCTCACCGCGGGGAACCGGACCTGGTGGAGCTCGGCGGTGATCAACCTCGTCCTGGAGGACGGGCAGGTGCGCGAGATCGAGCTGCACCCCGTGGAGCTCGGCCGGGAGGTCAGCAAGGAGGCGCCGCTGCGCCGCTCCGTGGGCGGCGGCGACCGCCCGCTGACCGACGGGCGCCCGCTCACCGCCACCGGCGAGGACGCCGAGCAGATCCTCCAGCGGTACCAGCGGCTGTCCGCGGACTTCGGCACCACCGTCGTGATCGAGGACGGTATCGGGCGGATCAAGATCTGACGGAGCACTGCCCGGGGTCTGGTCCGCGCGGTGCCCCGCCCATATGGTGCACTCAGTGCGTACCAGACTCCCGCGGGGACCCGTGGGAGGCGATGTGCGGACACCACCCCGGACCGGACCGGCGGCGAAAGGAGCAGGTCATGGCCGAGCGGCAGAACCCGCACCGCCAGCAGATGCTCCGCGGCCTCAGCTTCGACCAGTTGTTCGCCGTCCGGACGATCGCGAGCGCCGGGTCCTTCCGCGAGGCCAGCAAGATCCTCTGCCTGACCCAGCCGGCGATCTCCCAGCGCGTCCAGCACATCGAGCACATCCTGGGGTCGCCGATCTTCGACCGGCACTCCGGGGTCGGGGTGAGCCTCACCGACGTCGGCCGCACCTTCCTCGACTTCTGCGACCGCTCGCTGCTGGACCTGGACCGGCTCTGCTCCGACATGGCGCAGAACGAGGAGCCGGAGAGCGAGTCCACGCTGAGCATCACCGCCCCGTCCGACAGCATCCAGTACTTCATCATCCGGCTGCTGCCGGTGCTGCGCGCCCGCTTCCCCCACCGGCAGGTGCGGGTCACCCAGTCGGGGTCGCGCGGCGAGAGCATGCAGATGATGCGCAGCGGGGCGGCCGACGTGGCCTTCTACCGGGTGCCGCTGGACCCGGCGCTGTCGGTCGTCGCGATCATGGACGAGAAGCTGCACCTGGTGGCCGCCCCCGGCCACGAGATCCTGCGCGTCCCCGCCGAACAGCGGGCCGCGGCGCTGGGCGCCTACTCGTTCGCCACCTACATCCCGTCCATGCGCTCGCGTCACCTCGTGGAGCGGTGGTCGCTCAAGATCGGCGCCAGGCTGCGGGTGGACATCGAGTCCCAGGGTCTGGACGTGATGAAGCAGGCGGCCGTGAGCGGTTCCGCGCTCACGGTGCTGCCGAGCACGTCCATCGGCGAGGAGCTGAAGGACGGCCGCCTGGTGGTGGTCGACGTCGACGGCATGCCGCTGGTGCGGGCCACCGCCATCGCGGTCCGCCCCGGTGACGAACGGCGCGCGGCCATCCAGGAGTTCATCGACCTGCTGGTCCGCATCAGCCGGGCCTCGACCGACCCGTCCATGCCCGGCTTCCGCTGGGCGAGCGACGCGAAGGTCGGCGGGGGTGCCGCGCCGCCGGCGGCCGCGGCGGTGTGACCGCGCCGCGCGGGCACACGGTTCCCTCCCCTCGGGCGTCCGACCGAGACTGCCCTGACGGGGTGCGCGTCCAGTCGTGACGCGCCGCCGGCCCGGACGAACCGGGTCGGGCCGGACGAACCGGGTCGGACGAACCGGGTCGGACGAACCGGGCCGGACGAACCGGGCCGGCGACAACGCCGGAACAGCACACGGAAAGCGATGACGCCGGTCCGCCCTGCCTTGCCGCGGGCGCGGCCGGTCGCACGTGCGGGACACCCATCGAGTCCACCGTGGAAATCGAGGCAGTCAATGGAGTTCATCACGCGTCGCCGGTTCCTCTCCACCGCGGGCGCCGTGGCCGCGGGCGCGGCCGGTGCGGCCGCACTCGCCGGCTGCGGGTCCGACGCGAAGCCGAAGGCGGCCGCGACGGCCAGGACGGCCACCACGGCCGCCACCAAGGACCCCGAACCGACGCTGACGGTCGCCGCGAAATCGCCCTGGATGGCCAACCAGGTGGCGCTGACCAGCACGAACACCCTCTTCCTCGGCCTTCCGCGCTTCCCCGGCCACGAGACGACCCCCTCGGTCGCACGGCGGGAGCCGGACGGGACCGTGGCGGCCTTCCCGGGCAACTCCTGGAACGCGTGGAAGGCCGGGGACGACGGGCGGAACAGCTTCGTCTACGTCAACTCCGTGCACGTCTTCGCCGACGACACGGTGTGGTGCGTCGACCAGGGCGGGCTGCGCGCGGACTCGGCGCCGAAGGAGCTGTCCACCCCGAAGCCCGGGGCGCAGAAGATCGTCCAGTTCGACCCGCGGAGCGGAAAGGCGCTGCGGGTGCTGCGGTTCGGCGACGACATCCTTCCGACCGGAGCGCAGCTCAACGACCTGCGCATCCACGGCACCACCCTGTACGCGACGGACTCCGGGCTCGGCGCCCTCATCGTGCACGACCTGGCGACCGGAAGGACCGCGCGCCGCCTCTCCGGGTACCCGCAGATGCTGGGCGTGGCGGCGCCGGCCGCGACCACCGCGCCGGGGAAGACGCAGAGCAGGCACAAGACGCCCAAGAGCGACATGATCGAGCTCACCGGAGACGGCGCGTGGCTGTACTGGGCGGCGCCCACCGGGCCGTTCTACCGCGTCGCGACCGATCTCCTGCGCGACGCGACCGTCTCCGACGCGCACCTGGCCGCGCACGTCCAGCACGTGGCGGACATACCGCTGTCCGGCGGCTGCGCGATCGACACGCTCGGCAACCTCTACCTGTCGGACATCGACAACAAGCGGATCGTGCTCCTGACGCCGTCGGGCCGCAGGACCGTCCTGGCCGCGAACCCCGGGCTGGTGAGCCCCGACGGGTCGTTCATCGGGGCCGACCGCCGGCTGTACGTCCCCGCGCCGCAGACCGAGCGGACCGAGCTGTTCGGCAACCCGAAGGACCTGACGGTGAAGCCGTTCCTCGTCTACTCCCTGCCGCTGCCGGCGGAGTTCGACGGGGTGAAGCTGGGGGACGCCGTGACCGGTCAGGGGTGACGGACCGCCGGGCGGCCCGGCTCGGGAGTGCGGCCCGGGGCTGGGCCCGCCCGAGGCAGGTCTCCTCCCCCCTCCCGACCGGGTCAGACGCGGTCGTCGTGCGCCACGGAGCGCGCCACCTCGCGATGGGACTCGTGCTCGGCCAGGCGCGCGGTCAGCGCCGCGCGGACGTCGTCGAAGGTGTCGGGGCCGAGCGGCAGCCGCAGCGGCGCCGCGCCCGAGTCCACGAGGTCGACCATCGCCGCGGCGATCTTGCGCGGGTCGTTGGGCAGGCCGAAGGAGCCGTCGGCGATCGCGCGGCGCACGTCGCCGGCCGGGGTGCCGTCGTACTCCGGCATGGTCGGCGCGGTGTCGAGCGAGCCGCCGAAGCCGGTCGGTGTCGCCCCGGGCTCCACGATGGTCAGGCCGATGCCGAACGGGGCGATCTCGCGGGCGACGGTCTCGCAGAAGCCCTCGATGCCCCACTTCGAGGCGTGGTAGTAGCCGAAGTTGGGGTAGGTGGCCTGGCCGCCGGCGGTCGAGACCTGGAGGATCCGGCCGTGCCCCTGCGCGCGCAGGTACGGCAGCGCCGCGCGGATGACGTGGATCGAGCCGAGCAGGTTGGTGTCGATCACCCGCCGGATCTGCTCGTCGGCGGCTTCCTCGACGGAGGCGAAGACGCCGTAGCCGGCGTTGTTCACGATCACGTCGATCGTGCCGAGCGCCGTGAAGGCGTCGGCCACGACCCGGTGCACCCGCGCGGTGTCGGTGACGTCCAGCCGCGTGACCCACAGACGGTCGCCGTGCTCGGCGCGCAGGTCGTCCAGCGCCTCGGGCCAGCGCAGCGTCGCGGCGACCCGGTCGCCGCGGGCCAGCAGGAGTTCGGTGAGCAGGCGCCCGAAGCCGGAGGAGGTGCCGGTGATGAACCAGGTGGTGGGTGTGGGCATGATGCCCCTTCCTTTGGTCGCCATCAGGTATGGGCGGCATATCCGGTGAAAGCTCCGCCGAGCAGCGGTTTCGCCGGGGTCCGCCGGTATCGTCCGAGACCCTAGGAGTTCCAGTCGACTCGAAGTCAAGCTCGTAGACTGGCGGCATGACCACCGCGGAGAGCACGTTCACCATCGGCGAGGTCAGCGAGCTGACCGGCCTGACCACGTACACCCTGCGCTTCTACGAGCAGGAGGGGCTGTTCTTCGCGCCCGTGCGGCGCAACGCGGCCGGGCGCCGGACCTTCACCCAGGACGAGGTGGAGTGGCTGAAGGTGTGCACGAAGCTGCGCTCGTCCGGCATGCCCCTGCCCGACATCCAGCGGTACGCCCAGCTCGCCCGCGAGGGGGCGGGGAACGAGGCCGAGCGGTTCGAGATCCTGCGCCGCCACGAGGCGCGGGTGCAGCAGCAGGTCGCCGACCTTCAGGCGGCCCTCGGCGTGATCCACCACAAGGTCGAGCTGTACGCACGCCACCTCGCCGCCGGCACCGCCGACACGCTGTGGCGCGACGGCCCGGAGTGCGAACCGGTCCCCGACCCCGGGTAGCGGCCGTCCGGCCGATCGTGCGGTCCGCCGTCCGCCTCCCCCTCCTGCCGGGAGGCGGTTCCGCACCCGCTCCGGGGCGTACGCGCCGCTCCCCGCGGCGCGTACGGAAGTCGCCGCGCGGTGTTTCCCCGCCGCTCCCGCTGCGTTCGCCCGGCCTGGTTAGCGTCCTCACGCCCGGTCAGGCACAGGAGAGGCGCGTCCATGAGCA encodes:
- a CDS encoding LysR family transcriptional regulator; this translates as MAERQNPHRQQMLRGLSFDQLFAVRTIASAGSFREASKILCLTQPAISQRVQHIEHILGSPIFDRHSGVGVSLTDVGRTFLDFCDRSLLDLDRLCSDMAQNEEPESESTLSITAPSDSIQYFIIRLLPVLRARFPHRQVRVTQSGSRGESMQMMRSGAADVAFYRVPLDPALSVVAIMDEKLHLVAAPGHEILRVPAEQRAAALGAYSFATYIPSMRSRHLVERWSLKIGARLRVDIESQGLDVMKQAAVSGSALTVLPSTSIGEELKDGRLVVVDVDGMPLVRATAIAVRPGDERRAAIQEFIDLLVRISRASTDPSMPGFRWASDAKVGGGAAPPAAAAV
- a CDS encoding extracellular solute-binding protein, with amino-acid sequence MTTLWRRRALAAVAVGVCSAVLAACGGPNLSPASKKAAKLTSTSDLAALVKTARSEGTLTVYTAIQADQMKGWTAAFTKKYGVKVKILRLSSATLGTTFQTQQQAGRNKADVLETSNLSQLEGFRRQKWIAHYTPQAADLYPGDRVVPGYLYPLYQSNGGVAWNTKTTPAAVQRELAADPWNALLDPALKGKIMLISPSNGGSGMAYYANLVYNLGSQYGWSYLEKLAKQKPAITDSIASISQQVSAGTYYATDFGEESIFGPLAAEGAPVRFSSLSRMNATQFMQAIPSSAPHPAAARLWSEWTATLAGQQAMTKSTGGESSAKGWTDNTSYADEPWYRPVAQPWLEWRTDPRLQDDKLQTFLKKWNSVFGVQS
- a CDS encoding SDR family NAD(P)-dependent oxidoreductase: MDHQLKDKTAVVTGASAGIGRAIATLLAAEGVRLALVARRQESLDLLADELAGRGAARPVTIAQDVTAQDAAERVAQQARLGLGDVDILVNSAGGHRSPREGATEEHWDLAMRLNFTQQRRLAAQLVPDMAARGWGRVVNITGKSEPPRMSPEFSAKAAVHAWSKGLSRDVGPHGVTVNCIAPGRILTEQMSRNYTERQRTEHAREIPLGRYGRPEELAALAVFLCSPLASYVTGTVIACDGGLRRYQL
- a CDS encoding ABC transporter permease, whose product is MSAVGDLTGAPAPAPAAPRDSGAPPAAPAASRSGLALLPLTWAALAVLVLGPVLYVVVASVLSQPTDLGSGFDFSAAREVFTTAHMLRLLGETIVFALVVAALTTVIGTALAWSTTRLQMRGSRVREVLCIGSLFVAPFVTAVAWIWLATPQTGVLNRYLHDAHVPGWLQPDVLSVGGMVFVLVTHFVPYSYFFVSAAMRGMDPTLEEASLVNGRNLLSTTLRISLPMIRPAILSSALFVAILSMGEFTVPSILGQGGAFQPLSVEVYKALYGDVQDIPLGASISAELLITCLVGLYLYQRTVRSSGRYVSVGGRGHRDGRIRVRRGTAAVVWVLTAGYGLVAFVIPFAALVLMSLSKYLAPSIGDMHLSFANLWNTIDTGEIRTATLHSVILAVVVPVVCIAIGLAVVYLSDRLRMPTSGAMVYIATAPLALPGLVMGMGVLLLFIRTPLYLTLPIIAIGLVSISLTHAVRLISNGFHQIDPTLEEASLVCGASRLRTVWSVLLPLIRPSVFSAFTLIFVLALRELNVAVVLYSPDSNVLSVVAWNYSESALTKAAAVGVLQVVVMFVGMGILRLVLNPDRKKAS
- a CDS encoding thiamine pyrophosphate-binding protein, translated to MQTHAQSVSRVIADHGTTHVFTLMGDGNMHLVLALADAGVEIVEVRHESAAVAMAEGYGWSSGRVGICSVTHGPGLSHTATSLLVAARNRSPLVLLAGETPTGYRGAQRFDQRRLVEACEAGYRAVTAREDAGAVVAAAIAEAARDRRPVVVGIPADLIEADVKAPAVPAPDGVPAGVPDPAPAALVDDAANRAAAARLREELRHAARPVLLAGRGVTAGDAAALVTELAELTGAALATTLPAKGLFDGHPLDLGIAGGLSHPDAEPVFRDADLVLALGSSAGASTTRSGTLFPDARLVRLDVLPAPGAETAPDDAPVRGEVRATLTLLLDALRDEAPARPWFRPARALPECWSDELAGYAPEPAPGTVDPRHAVLALDPLLPDDAVIVVSNGHCSGFASALLRAAAPRSFHLAQGFGSIGQGLTTAVGVALGAPERHVVLVEGDAGFMMHAQDLDTAARAGAHLTTFVLNDEALGTEYHRLGPGPGRGDLAVVPTPGIAGIATAMGAVGRLVTDLAELPDAARDALAARTAVVEIRTARAVRSRHLRWRQIPVPAGIGRRTPATGGDTRAR
- a CDS encoding ABC transporter ATP-binding protein, which translates into the protein MKPQHLQPATAAAPAGPAILDVDGLIAEHGTNRVVNGVSFRIQEGEFVTLLGPSGCGKTTTLRCVAGLHRAAGGSISIDGRLVADGRTHVRPEHRSLNMVFQSYALWPHMTVFQNIAYGLRAQKVPKPEIVHRVEEVLELVGLGGYGSRSASQLSGGQQQRVVLARGLATRPRLLLLDEPLSNLDSELRARMRTEIHTLQRTLGLTTLYVTHDRAEALALSDRVIVLRDGVVQQVGPPGTLYDEPVNRFVAEALGPVNVLRAVVTETGGSPTAQLTGVEGAPRVPIAVGTHDAAPGQEIDVLVRPEALRLAPAGLPGTDEFPATVSVVEFLGNRTEVTCTAGGSEVRIDLDGRLTGVERGDMVNVALREDRGAGAPHWQPVG
- a CDS encoding CapA family protein codes for the protein MSRSKKWSVALAGECMVTRPFAMHDEPEFLSVLEKLRSSDVTYAHVETNFGHFGEVDAPSRGDQIGSYFLTDPQVAHDLRWAGVDIASLANNHSFDFGAKGLLSTIRHCDAAQIAHAGTGQDLEEAREPGYLETRNGRVALVSTSSGNKSHEWASLPKATLPGRPGVNSLRPITRFVVDEDAAAKLRDIGGKLGILRETGMNVEGSSGLLMKAGEGEFSLAMPSDQSTTGSNIFKVADRFDVTTSSDRRDLAGNLRAVEEARIMADLVLVAHHCSISEGGRGDRPPTFMRDFAHAAIDAGADIFVGHGWHKTLGIEIYRGKPIFYGVGNFFAQSEFVRRVPFDAYESWNHDTDRLPTLTPAAHPLHPGLTAGNRTWWSSAVINLVLEDGQVREIELHPVELGREVSKEAPLRRSVGGGDRPLTDGRPLTATGEDAEQILQRYQRLSADFGTTVVIEDGIGRIKI